In Oncorhynchus masou masou isolate Uvic2021 unplaced genomic scaffold, UVic_Omas_1.1 unplaced_scaffold_2351, whole genome shotgun sequence, the sequence ttttgttgtagcctctgttattggtaatagtgagaggttagcatgttttgttgtagcctctgttattggtaatggtgagaggttagtatgttttgttgtagtctctgttattggtaatggtgagaggatagtatgttttgttgtagcctctgatattggtaatggtgagaggttagcatgttttgttgtagcctctgttactggtaatggtgagaggttagtatgttttgttgtagtctatgttattggtaatggtgagaagttagcatgttttgttgtagcctctgttattggtaatggtgagaggttagcatgttttgttgtatcctctgttattggtaatggtgagaggttagcatgttttgttgtcgcctctgttattggtaatggtgagaggttagcatgttttgttgtagtcccTTATTGttttctcactcattattattcatGATGACAGAATGTCACATTTTATTTGAAAGGACACTGATATATCTAAACATTTTCAAAAAATATCTTGACACTGTTTTCACCACCAAAGATCATCATCAGTGTGATTTTAaaatgatttgactctttgcaggctgtcaggctgtctagtcacagaggaaggctgtgcttctctggtctcagctctgaggtcaaacccctcacacctgagagagctggacctgagctacaatcacccaggagactcaggagtcagactgctctctgctggactggaggatccacactgcagactggagaaactcaagtatgtagagggtttatgtcaatgttcatatcagaCATGTTGGACTTATCAGGCTGGTTTAGACAAACATTCTGACCACCACTTggacaaaggtgtgtgtgtgtgtgtgtgtgtgtgtgtgtgtgtgtgtgtgtgtgtgtgtggagtgtgtgtgtcggTGCGTGCGTgagcgtgcatgcatgtgtgagagcgcgcgcgtgtgtgtgtgtgtgtggagtgtgtgtatgtgtgtgtttgtgtatcggTGCTTTGTGAGCGtgagcgcatgtgtgtgtgtgtgagacactcAATGACTGCCTGTTCTTCTGCTTACCGctacagtgtggaacatggtggagagaacagaatgaaacctggacttagaaaatgtgagtgttgactgATGTGAAGAATATGACTAAGAATAAGTCTTAATTCAAGTTAAATCAAAGTCaaagaccaccatcattactgacttggtcatattaaatatcagctgtagAAGCAGAAATCAGGGACACCAACGTTTACAAAGAGTTTAGAAAgtttagaagtgtgtgtgtgtgtgtatgtgtgtgtgtgtgtgtgtgtgtgtgtgtgtgtgtgattaatggGAATAAGTGTGTTTTATATTACCATACATTATAACATATGATAATTCAACAAGTCTCAAGTTACCTTAACTTCTCCTTTTGTTACCTAGAAACATCTACATTAAATGAATTAGTGAAAAGTGAGTTAACATTCtaatgtgaatgatgatgatttctaatattgtgtctggtttcatccatcagatgtctgtgatctcacactggatccaaacacagtaaacagacacctctctctgtctgaggagaacagaaaggtgacatggaggacagaggagcagccgtatcctgatcacccagagagatttgaggactggggacaggtgctgtgtagagagggtctgactgggcgctgttactgggaggtagagtggagtgggagtGGGGCTGATATAGcagtgacatataaaggaatcaACAGGAGTGGAGGGGGTAATGACTGTGTGATTGGATTAAATGACAAGTCCtggactctgttctgctctgacaaCAGTTACACTGCCTGGCACAATGATAATACCACTACCATAGACGTCCCCTCCTCCAGCtcccacagagtaggagtgtatctggactggccagccggcactctgtccttctatagagcctcctctgacacactggcCCACCTGATCACATTCACCTCCACATTCACTGAGCCACTCTATCCAGGGTTTGGGGTTTATTATGATGGCAACTCAGTGTCACTTTAAACAATAACACACAaagaacacaaacactggacggacacacacacacacacacacacacacacactggacacacacacatactggacacacacaaccaggacacacacacacaggacacaaaaACACtggacggagacacacacacacaaacacacacacacacacacacacaggacatatacacaggacacacacagaggacacacaggacacaaacacacaagatacacacacacacacactggacacacacacactgacacacacacactctggacacacacacactgacacacacactgggcacactctcacacacacacaaacgcgtcTTCCTATAATTGTGAGGACCTTGACTCAGGAACTTCAAATGATTTTTCTGATAGAATTGGGAACAGACACCTCATTCCAGCACCAAGTGGTCCCACAAACACAGAGGTGTAAATATAACAGGAATACAAATATTATTCCAGACATTATAGACTAGAACTCCTTATGAATGTCTGCAGCCGATGAGACTGTTGGCGTCTGACAAGAGGTGAAAATATTACAGGAATATTCTGCAAATGTTGATGAAGACGTCACTCAATCCCTCCAAAACATCATGCAGTCTTTCCACAAGACTCCCATGAAGTTATAGTGTGACGTTATGAGTTAACGTTAAAGTAACATTCTCAGAACATACTGCacttgttttatactgttttagatggatcctctgtttatcatcttgttttatactgttttagatggatcctctgtttatcatcttgttttatactgttttagatggatcctctgtttatcctcttgttttatactgttttagatggatcctctgtttatcatcttgttttatactgttttagatggatcctctgtttatcatcttgTTTTAAACTGTTTTAGATGGATCCTCTGTTTAAACATTTAAACTCTTACAATATCACCGTTAAAATACCAATGTGATCATTTGTTGTATGTTTTTttatgttgaaaaacaaatacaattatACATGGACATATGCTCCATAGTTGTACAAGTATATAAGGATATATTGTACTTTTTGTAATAAAACGTACTTAAAACAAGAAAAAGCATGATAATTGTGAAAACAATTTCATTATCGATTTTACGTTGCCTCTATCAGTCGCAGGTTGATGTTTGTCATGAATCATGACATGGAGGCAGAACTGTGTGATTTCCTCTAGATatgccagctgcaaagtcaaaattggttGTGGAAAATAATGTTGTTTTATGGTCTTAATTTAGGGGAAggattagcagtgtggttaggattGAGTTTAGgattaaaatctgattttattaCTTTGTGCCTGTGTCAGTTAGTGACCACTTTGCTGaactgcctccagggcaagattcatgacaataaatgccaacctgcctCCCAGTCATCCCGTCATTATCTTAACAAGGCTGCAGAACATGCAAGCTCATGATGTGGGTTCTCTCATAACCCCCAGTCCCCAGGTGGGTTCTCTCATAACATAACCccagtccccaggtgggtagatgacaggttgaataaagagaagctagtgatgtgggggttctctcataaccctcagtccccaggtgggtagatggcaggttgTATAAAGAGAAGCCAGTGAtgtgggggttctctcataaccctcagtccccaggtgggtagatggcaggttgaataaagagaagctagtgatgtgggggttctctcaaaaccctcagtccccaggtgggtagatggcaggttgaataaagagaagctagtgatgtgggggttctctcataaccctcagtccccaggtgggtagatggcaggttgaataaagagaagctagtgatgtgggggttctctcataaccctcagtccccaggtgggtagatggcaggttgaataaagagaagctagtgatgtgggggttctctcataaccctcagtccccaggtgggtagatggcaggttgagtaaagagaagctagtgatgtgggggttctctcataaccctcagtccccaggtgggtagatggcaggttgaataaagaTAAAACAATGGGCTACATAACAAAATCCATGAATGtataaaacattaaggacacctttctttccatgacaaactgtgaatccaggtgaaagctatgattccttatttgTCAattgtagatgaaagggaggagaaaggtgaactttttatggctgcaggggcagtattgagtagcttggatgaaaatgtgcccattgtaaatggccagctcctcagtctcagttgctaatatatgcatattattattattattggatagaaaacactctaaagtttccaaaactgtcaaaatattgtctgtgagtataacagaactgatattgcaggagaaaccctgaggaaaatcaaaacaggaagtggcttctattttgaaaattCCATGTTCCATTGcctccctttgctccatttaaagggatatcaaccagattccttttcctatcgcttcctcaagctGTCAAAAGTCTTCATatatagtttcaggcttttattttgaaaaattagccagaacgataacattgcgtcaagcggtcacatgagttttgctcgcgcaacagaatttgtataggtattgcttttccctctcctactgtaaaagacatttgcggttgatatattatcgattatatattttagaaacaacctgaggattgattataaaaaacgtttgatatgtttctgtggacattatggaaactatttggaattttcgcctgtgttgtcgtgaccgctctttcctgtggatttcttaacataacgtgacaaacaaacggaggtattttgaatctaaaaataatctttatcgaacaaaaggaacatttgttgtgtaactgggagtctcgtaagtgaaaacatccgaaggtcATCAAAGATAAATTATTaatttgcttttctgattttcgtgatcgatctacctgatgctaagtgtacttaatgttttatcgtgTGAACGATAAATTTACAAACGCtgggattgctttcgctgtaaagcataatttcaaaatctgacacgacaggtggattaccaaaaggctaagctgtgttttcctatattgcacttgtgatgtcatgaatataaatattaatattaatatttatTGTATGCAGCGCtgtgctattcagcggttgttgatgacactcaTCCCGATATCAGGATTACAGCCATAACAAgtcaaccgctgtgtcagatttcaaaaacactttacggaaaaagcaaaccatgcaatctTAAACGGTGCTCAGAGATAAGCaacatttctccgccatgttggagtcattacattacatgaaatacgaaattacatcataaatattcccttacctttgaggatcttcatcataatgcactcccaggagtcctagttccacaataaaaaTTAGTAGCTACTTGCGCAGGTCCAGGCgaacgaaaacttcaaaaagttatattacaggttgaataaacttgtcaaactaagtagagaatcaatcttcaagatgttgttatcataaatattcaataaCGATCTTACTGGGATTTGAATAGGCAATGAATTGAAAATCGACCAGCCTCAGaattctcacttcctgtttggattttttctcgggtgtttgcctgccatatgagttctgttatactcacagacatcattcaaacaggttTAGAAACATCATAGTGTTTTATATCAAATagtaataatactatgcatatattagcatctgggacagagtaggaggcagttcactctgggcacgctattcatccaaagtgaaaatgctgccccctatcctagagaagttttaaagaaggatttttaagcctggagacaatagagacatggattgtgtatatgtgtcattcagagggtgaatgagcaagacaaaagttttaagtgcctttgaatggggtatggtagtaggtgccaggcgcattgGTTTGtgtcactcagtgtataacctgtaggctacagaactgcaacactgctgggttttcacgctcatgttcaaccacccaaaggacatccagacaacttgacaactgtgggaagcattggagtcaacatgggtcatcATCCCTGCGGAATTCAatgttaggaaggtgtccttaattaGTCCACTAGTCCACTACAatgagtaatatctaacagtgtatatagactacactgctcagagtaatatctagtccactcagtgtataacctatagactacactgctcagttagagtaatatctagtccactcagtgtataacctatagactacactgctcagttagagtaatatctagtccactcagtgtataacctgtagactacactgctcagttagagtaatatctagtccactcagtgtataacctgtataagtagactacactgctcagttatagtaatatctagtccactcagtgtataacctgtaggctacactgctcagttagagtaatatctagtccactcagtgtataacctgtagctcagttagagtaatatctagtccactcagtgctcagttcagttagagtaatatctagtccactcagtgtataacttAAGAcaacactgctcagttagagtaatatctagtccactcagtgtataacctgtagactacactgctcagttagagtaatatctataGACTACACtccagttagagtaatatctagtccacagtgtataacctgtagactacactgctcagttagagtaatatctagtccactcagtgtataacctgtagactacactgctcagttagagtaatatctagtccactcagtgtataacctgtaggctacactgctcagttagagtaatatctagtccactcagtgtataacctgtagactacacagttagagtaatatctagtccactcagtgttactgctcagttagagtaatatctagtccactcagtgtataacctgtagactacactgctcagtagagtaatatctagtccactcagttaGGTGGCTACCTGCTCagttatcagcatcataaaagctgatagtttTTCAACCACATCAAATAATACATCCAAGTCAAACTGAAATCTAATAAGAAACATGTTGGGCCTTTTACAATGAAGTTTGGCCACTAGATTATTACCTATTTATATTCATAACTAAAActtcacctaattttaacattctgtcataaacaCATTCAAATTAATAACTAAAATAAAGAAAACAGTTTTCCGATCTCAAAAGGTTAAATATAAACGAACTAAGTgtctattaagtgccaaataaagtaactgCTCAGTTGACCACAGGGATTCATAATAAATCATTAAAATCCCTTGTGAGAGCAGTTGTGTGAAACAGGAAGTGGCAATTGAATTCAAGAATCACCAAAAAATGTATTTGCTAAAACATTTCTAGTATTTTTTCTCttggtaacagggttgacatgttATGCTGGAAacactcagttttccaccacgaaacaacaacatgtagagcagaacagaacagggcagaagcAACTACACTGAGCTCaactaggacctgcatgttggagctaggacctgcatgttggagcttgggcctgcatgttggagctagggcctgcatgttggagctagggcctgcatgttggagctagggcctgcatgttggagcaagggcctgcatgttggagctagggatTCATAATAAATCATTAAAATCCTTTGTGAGAGCAGTTGTGTGAAACAGGAAGTGGCAATTGAATTCaagcctgcatgttggagctagggcctgcatgttggagctaggacagctaggacctgcatgttggagctaagacctgcatgttggagctagggcctacatgttggagctagggcctgcatgttggagctaggacctgcatgttggagctaggacctgcttgttggagctaggacagctaggacctgcatgttggagctaaggcctgcatgttggagctagggcctgcatgttggagctagggcctgcatgttggagctagggcctgcatgttggagctagggcctgcatgttggagctagggcctgcatgttggagctagggcctgcatgttggagctagggcctgcatgttggagctagggcctgcatgttggagctaggacctgcatgttggagctaggacctgcatgttggagctaggacctgcatgttggagctaggacctgcatgttggagctaggacctgcatgttggagctaggccTGCATGTggatgttggagctaggacctgcatgttggagctaagacCTCCAACttgcaggtcctagctccaaaACCCTGATGTTTGACAGTCATTTAGTTGTCTGTGGTTTTTCGTTCTCACtgttactttgtcactattataaattgcatgagttatgttatggGTCTCGTTACCATCCCCCCATACTGCCGGGCCAAAAGGGATCCGTAACACCCTTTCCATTGTGATTTTAACTGAGACTGAGTTCACCATTGTAACCTGCAGAGTTTAGTGTCAAAGGTTTCCTGGGTAATTGT encodes:
- the LOC135533384 gene encoding stonustoxin subunit beta-like isoform X2 encodes the protein MKPGLRKYVCDLTLDPNTVNRHLSLSEENRKVTWRTEEQPYPDHPERFEDWGQVLCREGLTGRCYWEVEWSGSGADIAVTYKGINRSGGGNDCVIGLNDKSWTLFCSDNSYTAWHNDNTTTIDVPSSSSHRVGVYLDWPAGTLSFYRASSDTLAHLITFTSTFTEPLYPGFGVYYDGNSVSL
- the LOC135533384 gene encoding stonustoxin subunit beta-like isoform X1; the encoded protein is MCVCVRHSMTACSSAYRYSVEHGGENRMKPGLRKYVCDLTLDPNTVNRHLSLSEENRKVTWRTEEQPYPDHPERFEDWGQVLCREGLTGRCYWEVEWSGSGADIAVTYKGINRSGGGNDCVIGLNDKSWTLFCSDNSYTAWHNDNTTTIDVPSSSSHRVGVYLDWPAGTLSFYRASSDTLAHLITFTSTFTEPLYPGFGVYYDGNSVSL